Proteins encoded in a region of the Negativicutes bacterium genome:
- the groES gene encoding co-chaperone GroES, producing MIKPLGDRVVIQVSEGEQKTASGIVLPDTAKEKPQEGTVVAVGTGKLLDNGQRAALDVNEGDRIIFSKYAGTEIKFGGKDYLIVSERDILAII from the coding sequence ATGATAAAGCCATTAGGTGACAGAGTTGTAATTCAAGTTTCAGAGGGAGAACAAAAAACAGCAAGTGGTATCGTATTACCGGATACTGCTAAAGAAAAGCCACAAGAAGGTACGGTTGTAGCTGTTGGAACAGGAAAATTACTTGACAATGGTCAACGTGCGGCGCTTGATGTAAACGAAGGAGATAGAATTATTTTCTCCAAATATGCAGGTACTGAAATTAAATTCGGTGGCAAAGATTATTTAATTGTTAGCGAAAGAGATATTTTAGCTATTATTTAA
- a CDS encoding response regulator: protein MANLKIVIADNESIIRMDVKEILEQAGHTVVGEAIDGVKAVELTRKYKPDLVIMDIQMPELDGIAAAKIISNEKLAPVLLLTAFSQKEIVDKAKESGVLAYLVKPVKETNLFPAMEIAVSRFAEFLQLENEFEDLKESLESRKILDRAKGILMEVHDLSESEAYRKIQQYSMAKRKSIKEVAQAIIDSINKKK from the coding sequence ATGGCTAATTTAAAAATTGTAATTGCAGATAATGAATCGATAATAAGAATGGATGTAAAAGAAATACTAGAACAAGCTGGACATACTGTTGTTGGCGAAGCAATTGATGGAGTAAAGGCAGTTGAATTGACCAGAAAATACAAGCCGGACTTAGTTATTATGGATATTCAGATGCCGGAATTAGATGGGATTGCCGCAGCAAAAATAATTTCTAATGAAAAACTTGCACCGGTATTATTGTTAACTGCTTTTAGCCAAAAAGAGATAGTTGATAAAGCAAAAGAGTCAGGAGTTTTAGCATATTTAGTAAAACCAGTTAAGGAAACAAATTTATTTCCGGCGATGGAAATAGCAGTATCAAGATTTGCAGAATTTCTACAATTAGAAAATGAGTTTGAAGATTTAAAAGAATCGTTGGAAAGTAGAAAAATATTGGATCGAGCTAAAGGAATTTTGATGGAAGTGCATGACTTGAGTGAAAGTGAAGCCTATCGTAAAATTCAACAATATAGTATGGCAAAACGAAAATCAATTAAAGAAGTTGCTCAAGCAATTATTGATTCTATTAATAAAAAGAAATAG
- a CDS encoding histidine kinase N-terminal domain-containing protein: MNELINICTKNTRLSKAQIEYLDKISLLFPFIADISYSQVTMYVRDRVKSLIIVAQAKPHTSFFQYKPNSIGSMAKGSEEPLIWRTFRFAKHIQGKREWAVGLLLDMYTFPLYDSNGEMVAVICFETNYEEIGIDGYNYLLETVFSLISTVQLPIDKNKFRPLLASDGIIVVNENGKIAFANTAAASIYKVLGVGNIIGHHIFDREITRHITKKTTISNLPYEMEIEVGEIVLVQRLITIPKNKKEIKIIVVSDVTEIKKKEKQLLIKATVIQEIHHRVKNNLQTIASLLRLQARRSTSLEVKAALEESINRILSISVVHEFLSQQGEDFIDVAEVAKNILDLVVNNMLDPGFNLTTKFSSEKVILPSEKACSLALVINELILNSLEHGFAGNKDGTIGIEIVIRADHYLITIYDNGHGLPPEFDLQRSKSLGLQIVRTLVQEDLGGTINFKSDSGTYAVINIPIDIERGI; encoded by the coding sequence ATGAATGAACTGATTAATATCTGTACTAAAAATACAAGGTTAAGTAAAGCGCAGATAGAATATTTAGATAAAATTAGCTTATTGTTTCCCTTTATTGCTGATATTTCATATTCACAGGTGACGATGTATGTTCGCGACAGAGTTAAATCTTTAATTATAGTAGCTCAGGCTAAACCTCATACCAGTTTCTTTCAATATAAACCTAATTCCATCGGTTCGATGGCAAAAGGTAGTGAAGAACCGCTTATTTGGAGAACATTTCGCTTTGCTAAACATATTCAAGGTAAACGTGAATGGGCAGTAGGGTTGTTATTAGACATGTATACTTTTCCTTTATATGATTCTAATGGCGAAATGGTAGCAGTAATTTGTTTTGAAACAAATTATGAGGAAATAGGAATTGATGGCTATAATTATTTATTAGAAACAGTATTTTCCTTAATATCAACAGTTCAGCTACCCATCGATAAAAATAAATTCAGACCGTTATTAGCTAGTGATGGTATCATTGTAGTAAATGAAAATGGGAAAATTGCCTTTGCTAATACGGCAGCGGCTAGTATTTATAAAGTATTAGGTGTCGGTAATATTATTGGACATCATATTTTTGACAGGGAAATAACTAGACATATAACTAAAAAAACAACGATAAGTAATTTGCCGTATGAGATGGAGATTGAAGTTGGCGAGATAGTATTGGTACAGCGATTAATTACTATTCCAAAAAATAAAAAGGAAATAAAAATAATTGTAGTTTCTGATGTTACTGAGATAAAGAAAAAAGAAAAACAATTATTAATTAAAGCGACAGTAATTCAAGAGATTCATCATCGAGTAAAAAACAATTTACAAACTATTGCCAGTCTTTTAAGATTGCAAGCAAGAAGATCAACTTCGCTTGAGGTAAAGGCAGCATTGGAAGAAAGTATTAATAGAATTTTGAGTATTTCTGTAGTCCATGAGTTTTTATCACAACAAGGTGAAGATTTTATTGATGTAGCAGAAGTTGCCAAAAATATCTTAGACTTAGTTGTTAATAATATGTTGGATCCGGGCTTTAACTTAACAACCAAATTTAGTAGTGAAAAAGTTATTCTTCCCTCAGAAAAAGCTTGTAGTTTAGCCTTGGTTATTAATGAACTGATCTTAAATTCGTTAGAACATGGCTTTGCAGGCAATAAAGATGGTACGATCGGTATTGAAATAGTAATAAGAGCAGATCACTACCTAATTACAATTTATGACAATGGACATGGTTTACCGCCAGAATTTGACTTGCAAAGAAGTAAAAGTTTGGGGTTACAGATTGTCAGAACCTTAGTCCAAGAAGATCTTGGCGGAACTATAAATTTTAAATCCGATAGTGGAACATATGCTGTTATAAATATTCCAATTGATATAGAGAGAGGTATATAA
- the tsaD gene encoding tRNA (adenosine(37)-N6)-threonylcarbamoyltransferase complex transferase subunit TsaD, translating into MLEEKDVITLGIETSCDETSAAIIVNGRKILANIISSQVPVHQKFGGVVPEIASRKHIENVLPVIDECLNTAKIKLEDINHIGVTHGPGLVGALLVGVAAAKALAYSLDIPLIGVNHLEGHIFANFLAHPDLEPPFVALVVSGGHTSLIHVKDYNEFYLLGQTRDDAAGEAFDKIARVMGLPYPGGPHIDRLAQTGSATAIKFPQALNEKGNFEFSFSGLKSAVLNYINSAKQKGEEYNQNDVAACFQKAVVDVLVDKAMAALIKTGSEKLVVAGGVAANSALKRSLQDSCQKDNIKLYFPDNILCTDNAAMIACRAYYQSKTNKYADLYLNANPSLKIGTL; encoded by the coding sequence ATGTTAGAAGAAAAGGATGTTATAACCTTAGGGATAGAAACCAGTTGTGATGAAACATCAGCAGCGATTATTGTAAATGGACGAAAAATTTTAGCTAATATTATTTCCAGTCAAGTACCGGTACATCAAAAGTTTGGCGGGGTTGTTCCTGAAATAGCCTCTCGTAAGCATATTGAAAATGTTCTGCCGGTGATTGATGAGTGTTTAAATACAGCAAAGATTAAATTAGAAGATATTAACCATATTGGAGTTACTCATGGTCCAGGATTAGTGGGAGCACTACTAGTGGGGGTCGCAGCGGCAAAAGCATTAGCATATTCTTTAGATATTCCATTAATCGGTGTAAACCACTTGGAAGGTCATATTTTTGCTAACTTTCTAGCTCATCCAGACCTTGAACCACCATTTGTTGCCTTAGTAGTATCTGGAGGACATACTTCCTTAATTCATGTGAAAGATTATAATGAGTTTTATTTATTGGGACAAACAAGAGATGATGCTGCCGGAGAAGCCTTTGACAAAATTGCCAGAGTGATGGGATTACCATATCCCGGCGGTCCGCATATTGATAGATTGGCACAAACTGGTTCAGCTACGGCTATTAAATTCCCACAAGCTTTAAATGAAAAAGGGAACTTTGAATTTAGTTTTAGTGGGTTGAAGTCAGCAGTATTAAATTATATCAATAGTGCTAAACAAAAGGGTGAAGAATATAATCAAAACGATGTTGCGGCATGTTTTCAAAAGGCCGTAGTTGATGTTTTAGTGGATAAAGCAATGGCGGCACTGATAAAAACAGGTTCGGAAAAATTAGTGGTGGCCGGTGGTGTTGCAGCTAATAGCGCACTAAAAAGATCATTACAAGATAGCTGTCAGAAAGATAATATAAAATTGTATTTTCCTGATAATATTTTATGTACTGATAATGCAGCGATGATTGCTTGTCGTGCTTATTATCAAAGTAAGACCAATAAATATGCTGATTTATACTTAAATGCTAATCCATCATTAAAAATTGGAACGCTGTGA
- the rimI gene encoding ribosomal protein S18-alanine N-acetyltransferase: MSNLEIREFNINDIEELYEVELTSFTDPWSKESFKDELNNEIAHYLVGSINNKVVAYIGAWFILDEAHITNVAVKSDFRRQKIAKQLITAFIVLAKKHQITSITLEVRASNIPAQSLYQQFGFEKQGLRKRYYADNNEDAIIMWLRNI, encoded by the coding sequence ATGTCTAATCTTGAAATTAGAGAGTTTAATATTAACGATATTGAGGAACTTTACGAAGTGGAGCTTACCTCTTTTACTGACCCCTGGTCAAAAGAATCTTTTAAAGATGAATTAAATAATGAAATTGCACACTATTTGGTAGGCTCTATTAATAACAAGGTTGTAGCTTATATTGGAGCTTGGTTCATTTTAGATGAAGCGCATATTACAAATGTCGCGGTAAAGTCTGATTTTCGTCGGCAGAAGATTGCTAAGCAACTGATAACTGCTTTTATAGTTTTAGCAAAAAAACATCAGATCACAAGTATTACTTTAGAAGTAAGAGCTTCTAATATTCCGGCGCAGTCTTTATATCAGCAGTTTGGTTTTGAAAAACAAGGACTTAGAAAACGCTATTATGCTGATAATAATGAAGATGCAATTATAATGTGGCTTCGAAATATATAA
- the tsaB gene encoding tRNA (adenosine(37)-N6)-threonylcarbamoyltransferase complex dimerization subunit type 1 TsaB has translation MILGIDTSTIVSSVALIDNNKVLAELNVQHKLTHSEMLMPNIDTLLKLGSVNKGDLTAIAVSIGPGSFTGLRIGLATAKALAYALKIPIVGVSSLEALAYNFKLPEIYIMPLLDAQKGNCYTALYCWENEQLSIKKPAFVENLEDILDMATGLDKKVLLLGESAVKYAQKIVGVSQNIILASPQNIFAKATSVGLAGANLLNSGRVDDVMTLEPCYIRKSEAEVLWEKRNESCNV, from the coding sequence ATGATCTTGGGAATTGATACATCAACGATAGTTTCAAGTGTAGCTTTGATTGATAATAATAAGGTATTAGCAGAATTGAATGTGCAACATAAATTAACACATTCTGAAATGTTAATGCCTAATATTGATACCTTATTAAAACTAGGAAGTGTTAATAAAGGTGATTTAACGGCAATTGCTGTTAGCATTGGTCCAGGATCATTTACGGGACTTAGAATTGGTTTGGCGACAGCAAAGGCATTGGCATATGCTTTGAAAATACCGATTGTTGGTGTTTCTAGCTTAGAGGCGTTAGCTTATAATTTTAAACTGCCAGAAATATATATAATGCCATTATTAGATGCACAAAAAGGAAATTGTTATACGGCTTTATATTGTTGGGAAAATGAGCAGTTATCAATCAAAAAGCCAGCATTTGTAGAGAATTTAGAAGATATTTTAGATATGGCAACAGGTTTAGATAAAAAGGTTTTGTTATTAGGTGAGAGTGCGGTAAAATATGCTCAAAAGATAGTGGGGGTATCGCAAAATATAATTCTGGCAAGTCCACAAAATATTTTTGCTAAAGCAACAAGTGTGGGCTTAGCAGGTGCTAATTTGTTAAACAGTGGTAGAGTAGATGATGTTATGACGCTAGAGCCTTGTTATATTAGAAAATCAGAAGCAGAAGTTTTATGGGAAAAACGAAATGAGTCATGTAATGTCTAA
- the tsaE gene encoding tRNA (adenosine(37)-N6)-threonylcarbamoyltransferase complex ATPase subunit type 1 TsaE has translation MLNFLTKSPEETFSIGEKFAQLLKEGTVICLQGDLGAGKTLFVQGLAVGLGIAEEVTSPTFALLNIYQGSKTLYHFDLYRLDFSEELYDIGFYEYLEKEDGITVIEWPDKFKQELPEEYLLIKIKRTEGVDERSFEISCHGTKYNSLLEEFVVK, from the coding sequence ATGTTGAATTTTCTTACAAAATCTCCAGAAGAAACTTTTTCAATCGGAGAAAAATTTGCGCAATTATTAAAAGAAGGTACTGTTATTTGTTTGCAAGGTGATTTGGGCGCAGGAAAAACTCTCTTTGTACAAGGGTTGGCGGTAGGGTTGGGGATAGCTGAAGAGGTTACAAGCCCAACGTTTGCGCTATTAAATATTTATCAAGGTTCAAAAACTTTATACCATTTTGACCTATATCGCTTGGATTTTAGTGAAGAACTTTATGATATTGGATTTTATGAATATCTAGAGAAAGAAGATGGGATAACGGTGATTGAATGGCCTGATAAGTTTAAACAGGAGTTGCCGGAAGAATATTTATTAATAAAAATAAAGAGAACAGAAGGTGTCGATGAACGGAGTTTTGAAATATCCTGTCACGGTACAAAATATAATAGTTTACTAGAGGAGTTTGTTGTGAAATGA